The nucleotide sequence CTTCCGGATTCAGAATGCCACCTCATTAAAAACGCACAGTGGAAACGTGTCGACGCGAAGCAGAAACCGTCCACCCGATCACCATGCCAACAATGTACAAAACCTGCACGCACGCATGGGCGGTGGCGTTTCAAACCGTTGTCTTGAAGCCCACAAATTGGCAAACGCCGTGTTCGTACGGATCTCCGGTGCATTGGCAATTTCTTCGAAAAATTCTTGGCCCATGATCGCTCGTGTTTTACCGAGCCAACGAGCCGAGTCCGATCGAATTGTACGATCGGTCGCAGCGATCGTTGTTGACATTCCAAAGGGGCAAGCGCACATTCTTCCCGTCATCGACATGGATCGTTCACGCAAGGAACGGTCGCTTCTTTTCAGCGCGGAGTCATCCACATGCTTCTTGTCTGCGACTCGACTTTGGTTTGCTTCAACCGGTCGACCCAGCTTCCCAAGGTCGCGCCAGACACCCGTTGATTTTCAACGTGCTGTTGATTGCTGATGGCATGACGCCGCCGAAACTTTTGGCACGGCAACAACGCACTCTTGGTTCGGAAACTTTGCTTCCGGCCGATCCCTGCGAAACCATGACGCGACGCAGCGGTTGAAGGCAGAAGAGTTTCGAGCCGACGTTCCGATCAAGGGAGAGGGCATGATGGAACGCGCCTGCGGATAATGCTTCCGCGGTACATGGACGTCGCTCCCTTTTTTTTCGGATCCGCGAACTCACGTCGGACTTTAAAACGATTGGTTTTAAAACGTTTGGTTCGCTCCGGTGCAACAGATGGTCACCAACGCTTGATGAATCGGCATCACTACTGAAATTCCCGCCTGGAATGGATGCCCAAGGTCTTCGGACCCGGAACGGCGGATGCGAGCCGGCTTTGCATGATGCAAAGTCGGCTCGTTTCATTTGGCGCCGTCATGGACGCGTCTTTTCGCTCTTTTGCCCGCCGATTCGCAAACGCGAATGTGCGGTGATGCGCAGTTGTCACAGATAATCTTGGTTGCACCATCACCGCATGATTTCGGCCTTGGCGAAGGTCCTGATCTACAGTCGCGGCTTGGGTGGCTTCGCCGGCGGTGACGATTCATCGTGTCCCACCAATTGCAGGTCACGTGCGAAGATGTCGTCGCCACAAACAACAAACAAGGTTTGCATGTCTTCGCCCCCGAACGCGCAATCACGCATCCGACCACCGGCGACCGGACGGTTCAGAATGGCGTGAACGCGCCCCGGTTGATCAAAGATTTGAACACCCAAATCCGTGGCGACCACCAAACGTCCTTCACGCGTCATCGCCGCGCCGGCCGCAACGGGATCCGTCGCATCGACTGCTTGATGCAAGAATGAATACGGTTGACCGTCGACAAGATTTCCGTCTGGATCGATTCGGTACGACCACACGTAACGTCCGCCCGCATCGGTGACCAACAAGAACCGACGATCCGGCGTCACGGCCAACCCGGCGGGCCGCGACGGACACGGACGAACGCTTGCACCGGAGCCGCCGTCGACGAACTGAGTCAGCGTTCCCTTCTGTGGATCGGCTTGGTATCGGAGATCACCGACACGAATCTGGTCGCCACGACGATCCATGTTTTGGCGAATGGACTCGGGGGCTTCATCGATGCTGACCGATCGCCAGCTTTCACCCGCGATGGTGATGTCTTTTAATTCCGGATGGGATGTGGTGTCGGTGGTGATGGGCGTTTGCCAGTCGGCCCACAACCACTTCATCGCGTCAGGAAAAATCGCACTTCCGTGTTTGCCGTTATGGCCGCCTTCGCCCCAAACGTTTTCCACGTCGTATCCGGCCCACTGCAGCGCGGACAACATGGTTCGGTTGGCGTTCCACCAGTCGCCGGCGTAGATGTTCAAATCGTTGCTGCCGTCCTGCAAGAAGATCTTCAGCGGTTTCGGTTCGGTCTTTCGAATCATCGTCGGATAATTGTGACCGCCCCGAAGACCGACATACGTGCCAACGGTGCTGAAGACACGGCGAAACTGATCCGGCCGATGCCAGGCGACGCCCAGCGCGGCGATGGCGCCGCTGCTGCTGCCGCCGATCGCACGCAGATTCGGATCGTCCGTCAAACGATACTTTTTGCCGACGGTGGGCAAGATTTCGTCGATGACAAACCGGGCGTATCGATCGCTGACGGAATCGTATTCGAAACTGCGATTGAATCGATCCTGTGATTCCGCATCACCGCCCGGCACGACGCCGGGATTGATACAGATGGCGATCGTGACGGGCATTTCGCCACGATGGATCAAATTGTCGAACACGTTGGGCAGGGCCCAGGTGCTGTTTTTGCGGACGTATTTCTGGCCATCCTGGAACACCATCACCGCCGCCGGTTCGGTACCGTCGTACTGTGATGGGACGTAAACGAAGTAATCGCGGTGAGTGCCGGGGTAAATCTTGCTGTCGTTCCAGGTGTGCGCGGTGACTTCACCACGCGGGACGCTGTCTTGGGCAACCGCATCGGGATGCACGGGATACGATTCGGCGACTTGGGCATTCAGCGGGGCGGCCGAAACCGCGGCCAACAGGAACAGGCCGCTGCAGCGGGTCAAAACCTGGCGTGTCATCGTCGTGGCGGTGCCAGCGGCGTGACTGGCGGCGGGAAGGGAAGTGTGGCGGGGCGTTTTCATGGGGCGTTCCAAGAAAGCGGTTGTCGGTGTGAAATCGTGACAGGGCGATCGGCCGCGGAACGGTTCCGAGGTCGAATCCGCATCGCATCACGCAGCGTCAACGTTAACCCAAAGCCAATGATCCCGCTTCGCGACGACATCCCCAGCCGAACCACGCCGTTGGTCAATTACCTGATCATTGCGATTTGCACGATCGCTTTTTTGGCTCAGGTCGCATCGGTGGATTCCGGCAACACGATCGTCCAGCGGTTCGGAATGGTGCCGCTGCGGTTGAGCGAACCGAACAAGGAAATCGTCGTCCCTCAAGCCGAAGTCGTCTCCACGCCCTTCGGCCCTCGCCAAGTGATCACCGAAAAAGTGTTGCCGCCGCCGGCGGTTCCGGCTTGGGCGACGATTTTGACGTGCATGTTTCTGCACGGCGGCTGGATGCATTTCCTGGGGAATATGTGGTTTTTGTACATCTTCGGCGACAACGTCGAAGACCGGCTTGGTCCGCTGGGATATGCGATCGCGTATTTGGGGACCGGAGTGGCGGCAGGGCTGGCCCACTATTTCGCGGATCCGTCCAGCCCGGTGCCGACGATCGGTGCCAGCGGTGCGATCGCCGGGGTGATGGGGGCCTACGCGTTTCTGTACCCGCACGCTCGAGTGCTGGCGGTGCTGCCGATTTTCATCTTCATCCAGACGTTTGTTGTTCCCGCACCCGTGTTTTTGGGGATCTGGTTTTTGCTGCAGACTTTCAGCGGGATCGGGTCGACGATGGGCGGCCAGGCGGGCGGCGTGGCCTGGTGGGCACACGTGGGCGGGTTTGTGGCCGGTGGGCTGGTTGCTTTAGTGGTGGGCCGTTCACCGCTTGCGCATGACGCGGTGACCGAGCGGCGATTTTGACGCAGACTGCCAGTCCGACCGACGGCCCAGGTGCCGAAGCCGACTGGATCGCCGCAAGTCATTCACATCATTCGACTTGTGACACAAAAAAAGGTTTCGGCACGGCACTTGCAACATTGGCGTGCGCCAGCGACCGGGCTGCCAGTACGGCGGTGCGTCGCGTCAAACCATATCGGCCCAACGAATCTTACGATTCACAACCTCACGATTCTTCGAACCGTCATTGCAAAGGTGTCACGGAAATGGCAACTGCCACGAAATCAAAGTCCAACGTCAAGCTTCAGCCCCTCGGGGAACGCATCGTGGTGCAACGTGAAGAAAGCGAAGACGTCACCGCCGGCGGCATCGTGCTGCCCGATTCGGCCAAAGAAAAGCCGGCCCGAGGCGTGGTCATCGCCGTCGGAACCGGAAAGCTTTTGGACGACGGCAGCCGCAGCGAAAGCCAGTTGAAGGACGGCGACCGCGTGCTGTTCAGCAGCTATGCGGGTGAAAGCGTCGAAGTCGGCGACGTGGAATACCTGTTGATGCGTGAAGACGACGTCTTGGCCGTCATCGAATGATCCGGACCGCCGGAGGCCACTGAATTCGATCGCGGCATCCGGTCCCCGCCGTCCGAATACCAATTCATCTTTTGAAACAAGGTTTGTAATCACTCATGTCCAAAATCATCGCCTTTGATCAGGAAGCCCGCGAAGCGATCCGCCGCGGCGTGTCCAAACTGGCTCGTACCGTCAAAGTCACCCTGGGCCCGAAAGGCCGCAACGTCATCCTGCAAAAAAGCTTTGGCAGCCCGACGGTCACCAAGGACGGCGTGACGGTTGCTAAGGAAGTCGAACTGGAAGACGTCTATGAAAACATGGGCGCTCGAATGGTTCGCGAAGTCGCCAGCAAGACCAGCGACGTCGCCGGTGACGGAACCACCACCGCCACCGTGATGGCCGAAGCGATCTTTAACGAAGGCCTGAAGGCCGTGGTCGCCGGCGTCAACCCGATCCAAATGAAGACCGGGATCGAAGCCGCGGTTGCCGATATCACCGAGCAACTGCACAAGATGGCCACCAAGGTCAAAGACCAAGATGCGATGGCCAACGTCGCAACCATCGCCAGCAACAACGACCGCGAAATCGGCAACCTGTTGGCTGACGCCATGAGCAAGGTCGGTAAAGACGGCGTGATCACCGTCGACGAAGGCAAGAGCCTGCAGACCGAACAAGAATGGGTCGAAGGCATGCAGTTCGATCGCGGCTATCTGTCGCCGTACTTCGTCACCGACAGCAGCAGCATGGAAGCCGTCTTGGAAGACGCTTACGTGCTGATCTTTGAAAAGAAAATCAGCAACATCAAGGACATGGTTCCGTTGCTGGAGAAGGTGGTCGAAAAGGGCAAGCCGCTGTTGATCATCGCCGAAGACGTCGACGGCGAAGCCTTGGCCACTTTGGTCATCAACCGCTTGCGTGGCACCTTCACCGTTGCCGCCGTCAAAGCCCCGGGCTACGGCGACCGTCGCAAGGCCATGATGGAAGACATTGCCATCCTGACCGGCGGACAAGCAATCTTCGAAGCTTTGGGCGTCAAGCTGGAAAGCGTCGACCTGACCCACTTGGGACGTGCCAAGAAGGTCATCATCGACAAGGACAACACGACGGTCATCGAAGGTGCCGGCAAGAGCGCCGACATCAAGGCACGGATCGATCAAATTCGTCGCGAAATCGAAAACACCACCAGCGATTACGATCGTGAAAAGCTGGAAGAACGCTTGGCCAAGCTGGCCGGTGGTGTCGCCAAGGTCAACGTCGGTGCGGCGACCGAAAGCGAAATGAAGGAAAAGAAGGCTCGTGTCGAAGACGCTTTGCACGCGACTCGTGCGGCCGTCGAAGAAGGCATCCTGCCCGGTGGTGGTGTCGCTCTGTTGCGTGCCAGCAGCAAGGTCAAGCCCAGCGATCTAACCGAAGACCAAGTCATCGGTTACAACATCGTTCTGCGTGCCTGCCGCGCACCACTGACCATGATCGCAGAAAACGCCGGGCAAGACGGCGGCATCGTCTGCGAACGCGTGTTGTCGGCTAAGGCAAACGAAGGCTACAACGCCCTGACCGATACCTACGAAGACCTGGTCAAGGCCGGCGTGATCGACCCGACCAAGGTGACCCGTACCGCACTGGGCAACGCCGCCAGCGTCGCCACCTTGTTGCTGACCAGTGACGCCTTGATTGCCGAAAAGCCGAAGGCAGCCGGTAAGGCCGGTACCGGCGGCGATCACGACATGTATTGATCCCTTCGACCCAGTCGATCGAATCATCTTTCGATCGATCGAGTTACCGAGCCCCAACATCAAAATCGCGACTCGTCCGACCCGCTCGGACGAGTCGTTTTTTTGTTGTGTTGGTCGGCGACGCCCGCGATCGCTGCGGAAGGCGGATCTTATCAACGCTTGGGCATTGACGACGCGGACGGCTTGTCGCCAACCGGGGCACCCATCGAACAGCTATTCGCCGGCATCGTCGCCCCAACGACCGATCTTGATGGACAATGCGACCAATGCCGCCGACCAGGGACTTCACTGGTTGGCCGATCACGGCGACACGCTTTACCGATTCGCATTGCATCGGGTCAGTGATCCGGCCACCGCCGAGGACTTGGTCCAAGAGACGTTTTTGGCGGCGATTCGGTGTCAAAGGTCCCCGGCCGATGGCGATGATCGGGGCAGCGATTCGGGATCAGACGTTGACGAAATCCGCTGCGTGCAAGCTTGGCTGATCGGAATCTTGAAACACAAGATTTGCGACCATTTTCGCCAAGCCCGCCGCCAGAATGCGACTGGTGATCCGGACGCCGGGCCGACTTGGAAATCCATCGACACAGACAACATTGCGCCGGCGACCGACCAGCCCGATCCGTCGGCTTCGCTGGACCAGGCGGAGTTTCGCGATGCGTTGGCGGCCTGCATCGAACGGTTGCCGATTGCAATCGGCCAAGCAATCCGTTTGACTTTGGTGGGCGGACTGGACGCCGCCGAAAGCAGCGAACTACTGGGCATTTCACGCGATGCGTTGGCGGCCCGACTGTATCGGGGACGCCTGGCGCTGCGACAATGCTTGACGCGAACCTGGTCGACCGAGACCGACGACGAAAACCATGCGCGGCCGACCAAGCCCCCCGGGACCATCGCGGTGACAAAGAAATCCGAATGAATCGTTCCCTCGGACAAAATCTGCGGATGGTGCTGTCGCTTCGCTGCGACGAAAACCGGCATCTGCACAACCAGCGTCTGCTGCGTCGGTTGACCGCCACCGAGCGGTTCGCGATGTGGGGCCATTGGTTGGCCTGCGGCCCGTGCCGCCGCTTGATCCGTCAATTGTCCCGAATCGATCATGCGGCCCGGCGTCTGGGCGACGACTTGCAACGCAACCGTGAAGGCCAATCAACGTTGCCGTCCGATTCATATGACCGCATCGCCCGGGCCATTCATTCGGCATCCCCCCGCCCAACCCGCGGCGTCGATCCACCCCGTGAATCCGGCCAGGACCGTGGCAGGGACGACGACTGAAACGCCGCAGCCGAAGGCGAAAGGCAACGAACGGAAAGTTTTTTCTGATTTTGACGCAGATTCTGCGTCATCGCTCGGCTGCTGCAGCGACTACGCCCAAAACGGGATGCCGTCGGAAGACCCATCGCCGTTGATTTGGTCCTTCCTTTTCACGCTGCAGCTAACACCATGCGAATTTCTTCTCTGTGCCGATCGGCGCTGGCTTTGACCCTGACTTTGGCTTGCGGAAGCCTTCACCACGCCCATGCGGCCACCATCCAAGTGACGATTGAAAACTTGGGACTGGACGGCAGCACGCACGTCACCCCAGTGTTCATCGGATTCGGCGACGGAACCTTCACACCGTTCACCCCCGGACAATCGGCGACCACCGCGATTGAACGCTTGGCCGAAGACGGCAACACCGGTCCACTGGAATCCGCTTTTCCCTTTCCATCGGAAAATCGCACCACGCTGGTCCAGGGTGACGGCCCGCCGACGTTCGACGCCGGCGAATCGGCGACCGCGACGTTTGATATCGATCTGAATGGTGGGGCCAATCGATTGTTGCTGGCGACCATGTTGTTGCCGACCAACGACTGGTTCATCGCGACCCAAGGCAACGGTGTCGACCTGTCCGGTTTGACCGCGTCATCACCGATCAGTTTTGAACTGAATCGTTTGTACGACGCGGGAACGGAAGTCAACGACTTTGCCACGTCAGCGGCCAACGGACTGTTCGGGCTGTCCGGCGGTCAAACGGGACCCGACATTGGCACCGACGAAAACGGCGTGGTGACTTTCCTGGGTGAAATCGGCATCAACGATCGGCTGGCTGACTTCGAAGGAAGCGACCCGTTCGACGGCCGTCCGGTGGATTTCAATCCGACGCTGTCACCGCTGCGGGTCACCGTGTCGGCCGTGCCGGAACCGGCAACCTGTGTGGCGGCGGGCGCATTCGCGATCGGCGGCTTGGTGGCACAGCGTCGTCGCCGACGCAAAGACCGATCGCAGAGGTCCAAGACAGATCCGGCGTCCTGATTCGATACGGACAACGATGACGCAAACGGTTTGTCGCAGCCTTGTGCCTCTCAGGTATCGATCGCACGAAGTGATCAGTGGCTAGAATTGGGAAAAATTGACGTCGGCCGGTGCAACCTCATCAGCCGACGGATCTGATTTCCCAACGCTTTCTTACCGCCGTTCATGATCTGCAAACCCAAGTCTGACGTCTTACCGTTCCGCCGGTTGGTCGCTGTCGCGATTGGTTCGTTATTGTGCACCTGCATCGCCACCGCCCAACATGCCGACATTCCGCGACCGGAAGCCTGGAACGACCTGGTTCCCGGCGGACGATTCATGGATCGATTCGAACCGATCCCGTTATTGCAACCTCGGGTAAGTGCGGGCTGGGGTGTGGATGGCGTATGGCAGCGCGACGTTCAAAACGGAATCGAAGACGAATCGTTTTCCTACTGGGGTGGCAACATCCTGCAGGACGACGACGGCCGGTTCCACCTGTTTGTTTGCCGCTGGGACGAAGACCATCCCAAGGGCCACATGGCTTGGCGTGAATCGATCGTCGTCCGCGCGACATCCGACCATCGGCTGGGCCCTTACCGCGTCGCCGAGATCATCGGCCAGGGGCACAACCCCGAAGCTTATCGAACGGCCGATGGGCGAGTCGTTTGCTATGTGATCGATCGCAAGTTTGAGTGCCAAAGTTATGTCGGCCGATCCATCACAGGCCCTTGGGAAAAGGTTACCCCGGTCTATGACACACGTGACCGAAAGGTCATCGCCAACCTGACCAACAACAGCTTCAGCCGACGAGAAGACGGTTCGTTTTTGATGGTCAATCGTGGTGGTGGCATGTGGGTCAGCCGCGACGGGCTGGCACCTTGGGAACAAATCACCCAAGGCAGCAATTACCCGAAAGTCGAAGGCCGGTTCGAAGACCCCGTGCTGTGGCGCAGCAACGTCCAATACCACATGATCGTCAACGACTGGTACGGCCGTATCGCGTACCATTTGCGCAGCAAGAACGGTGTGCACTGGAAAGTGGATCCCGGCGAAGCCTACATGCCGGGGATCGCCGTTTCACAAGACGGCCAAAGCGACGACTGGTACAAGTACGAGCGGATCAAAATCTTTCAAGACGAACACGGTCGCGGCATCCAAGCCAATTTTGCCGTCATCGATTTCAGCAAGCACGATGACCTGCCCAACGACCAGCACAGTTCGAAAAATATCTCCATTCCGCTGAAGCCCGGACGCCTATTGACGCTATCCAACCCGACGGCGATCACCGACGACACCGCGGAGGTCCGCTTGCGAATCGATGCGGAAGAAGGCTTCGACCCGATCCGTGATCTGGACCTGGAAAGCCTGCGATTCGGTGCGCCGGAAGAAGTCGACTTTGGACGTGGCGCGACTCTGATTGGCACTGAACACGATGATCGTGGGTTGGTCTTGATCTTCGCCGGTACAGACTGCAATTTCGAAGACCATAACTTCGCCGGTAAACTGATCGGCCGCACCCGCGACGGTCAAATGACGTTCGGCTATTGCCGACTGCCTTGGGTCACGTATGTCGAACCGATCGTCACGGCAAAGCGTCCCGAAGCGATGGCCAACGATGCGGGCCTGTGGGTGTTGCGGATTCCGGTGGCCAACCACGGTCAAGTCGATGCGGCGGGATCAAAGATGTCCCTCCAAATCGACCAGACCGATCCCATCATTCTCGAATGCCCGCCGCTGAAACCCTATCAGTCGGCAAACGTTGTGGCCGCGATCCCGGATGACCTTCTGGACGGAAAGCCACACCAGGTGACGATCGGCTGTGGCATCGGGATCACCCGAACCAACGTCTTTGTCGCGGACAAGTTTCGATTGCCCGCGAAATGAGTCGCCTGGTCCTGCAACCAGGGCACCGCTATTTGACGAAGACGTCGACGCCGAATGATTCCAATTCGGCTTTGGCGTTTTGCAACGTCTTTTCGTCCAGCGGATTGCCGCCCAGATAGACCTGCAAGTAAGGCGCAAACCGTCGATCCGATTCCGCATCCTTTCGACACGCGTCAACCAGCGGCGACAAGTCTTTCACTTGGTTGCGAGACATCAGCAACATCTTTAGATCCGTCAGTCCCGCGACGGGCTTGAGCGAATCGACTTGGTTGCCGGAAAACTCCAACGTGGTCAGCCACGACAGCCCCGAAACCGGACGCAAATCGCGGATCTGATTTTTGGCGACGTCCAACGACCACAGCTTGGGCAACTTGGCCACCACCGCAATGTCGGGCAGCCGATTGTCGGCGGCGTAAAGCGTCCGCAGGTTGGACATGTTCGCGACCGGCGATAGATCGGCAATCTTGTTGCCCGAAAGGTCCAGGTATTGCATGGACGTCAGGTCTTTCAACGGACCAATGTCGCGGATCTTGTTGTCGCTAAGCGATACGGATTGCAACCGCTTCAAATTCGCGATCGGCGAAAGATCGCTGATCGCATTGTCACGCAGATCGATCAGCATCAATTCTTTGCAGTGCTGAAGTCCTTCCAGACTGGTGATCTTTTGATCGATCCCGACGACTCGTGAAATCTTGGCGACGTCGGACGCGGTGATCGGTTCGTCGTTGTAGCGTTTGGCAAACACTTCGCGGCGAACCGCGTCTTCCAAAGCTTCGTCGGCAAAGATCGACTTCACCGGTGCGGCGACCGGCTTCTTGTCGGCTTCATTCTTCCTTGCGTCCTGATTCTTAGCGTCTTCTTTCTTAGCGTCTTCTTTCTTAGCGTCTTCTTTCTTGTTGTTTTCTTTTTTCGCGTCGTCCTTCTTCACGTCCGCTTTTTTGGCGGGCGCGGGATCGTCCTTCTTCTCCGTCGCCTTTTCCGATCCTTCCTTCGCTTGTGCCGCTACCGGCTTTTCTTTATCCGTCGGTGGGTCGTCGGCGAACGCATTGGTCGATGTTGGGGCTAAAACCAGCGTGGTCAATCCGAACAGGGCAGCAAACCGAAGATGTCGATGAAGTTCTGCGATCATGTTGTCAGTCAAATCGATGGTCGAAGTAGGGGATGGAGGCGGGTACGGTCCGCTACCCCGGTGCGATAAACGCCGCGGTTGATCACGGGCCGCCGAGGCGCATTCTAACCCGGCTCGCGCGGGTTCGCATTGCGTTCGTCCCCGCAGGACCCACACCACCTGCGACCAAGCTTTGGTTGGAAGGCCCCTTTTGAAACGGCCCTTCAAAGCCATGCCCTGAACGCTCAAGCGATCAAAATTCCGGCGATCGCCCCGGTCATGCAACACGCCAGCAAACCGCCGAACATCGCCCGCAATCCCAGGGCAGCCAAGTCTTGCCGTCGACTGGGTTCCAAACCACCGATGCCGCCGACCTGGATGCCGATCGCACCGAAATTACTGAACCCCGCCAACGCATAGGTCAGCACCACGGCGGTTCGTTCGCTCAACACACCTTCCGGCCCAACGTCTGCTCGGCCGAGCGCGTCAAAGGCGATGAATTCGTTGGCAACGGTTTTCAGCCCGATCAGCCGTCCGGCTTCCATGCATTCGTCCGCCGGAATCCCCATCAGCCACGCGAAAGGCCAGCACAGGTATCCCAGTATTTGCCCCAGGCTGAACGTAAAGTCCGTCGCCGGCTGGAAAACGCCCAGCCGTAGGCCGGCCCATATCAGCGCATCGGCCAGATGCCCCAACAAGACATCGATCAACGCAATCAACGCCAAGAATGCGATCAACATCGCGCCGACGTTCAGCGCCAACTTCAATCCGTCACTGGCGCCTTGGACGGCCGCCCCGATCATGTTGTCATGCCCGCTGGCGGCAAATACCGACACCGCGTCGGCCACCCGGTCGGATTCGGTTTCCGGCACCATGACTTTAGCGATCAGCAACGCGGCCGGTGCGCTGATAACCGATGCGGTCAGCAGGTGAGAAATGTCGATGCCCATCCCGGCATACACGCCCAGCAACCCACCGGTCACGGTCGCAAAACCGCCGGTCATCATCGCGCACAATTCGCTGCGGGTCATCGTTGCCAAGTAAGGCTTGACCACCAGCGGGGCTTCGGTGTGACCGACGAAGACGTTGGCCGCGGCGGCCAAAGTTTCGGCGCCGGTGGTGCCCAACGAAAAACGCATCACCCACGCCATCGCAGCGACCAGCCGCTGCATGATGCCCAAGTGATAAAGAACGCTCATCAGCGAACTGAAGAAAATCACCGTCGGCAACACGCCGAATGCGAACGTGCCCAACAGCGAATCGCCCAGCGGGTTGTCACCGCCGGCGCGAAACAGAAAACCGCTGCCGGCATCGACACACGCCATGACTTCTTGAAAGACGTCGCCGATGAAGACGAAGAATGCTTTGCCGGGATTCGTCGCCAACACCAAGAACGCGAGGGTCAACTGCAACAACAGCCCGCCGACGACCACCCGCCAAGGAAACTTTCTGCGGTCACTGCTGATCGCCCAAGCCGCTGCGATGAAACAAGCCAGCCCCAGAACACAAATCAGCCTTGCTTGCACCGCTTATTAATCCTGGTTGGGCGTGTCAAAAATGCGGTCGCCGGCATCGCCCAAACCGGGCACGATGAACGCGTGTTCGTTCAGTTCGGGGTCAATGGCGGCGACAAAGATCTTCACGTCAGGAAAGTCTTTGGCGATTCGCTCGATTCCCGGCTTGGCCGCGATGATGCTTAACACGCGAATGTCGCCGACGCCCCAACGTTGCAATCGACGCACGACCAAATCGATCGATCCGCCGGTCGCCAGCATCGGATCCAAAATCATGGCGACGTCCGGCGGGCTGCCGTTGGGCAGCTTGTCGTAATAGCCCACCGGCTGTGCGGTTTCTTCATTGCGGTACATGCCCAAGTGCCAAACGCTGGCATCGGGCAAGATCTGCAGCACCGGATCGACCATCCCCAAGCCCGCTCGCAACACGGGAACCAATCCCACATCGGCATTGATTCGGCGGCAATCCGCCATCGCAACAGGCGTCTGAATCTGGACCCGATCGGTCGGCAAATGATCGGTCGCCGGCACGCTGATCAACATCGTCAATCGATGGACCGCGGCGCGGAATTCGGCGGGACAAGTCGTTTCACAACGGACGACCGACAGATGGTGGTCGACCAAAGGGTGCGAAACCCGAACGACATTACTTGGTTCGCTGGTCAAACGGTCGGTTCTCCCGCATCGGCCCCGATGAAACGTTTGGTCGATCAATGACCGCCGCCGTGCACTTGGCACGAAACGGACAGGCCCACGCGATGGAGCCCCGACCAATGGGCCGCAACGCCGGATCCGACGCGTCGGCGTCATCAAAGTCCGGCGCGGCCGAGCGGATGGGGTGGGATTCGAACCCACGGTAGAGTCTCCCCTACGACGGTTTTCAAGACCGTTGCCTTCGACCACTCGGCCACCCATCCGGACGTAGGACGCAAATCTACCAAGTCCGTTCCCAGGACGAAACCGACCCAAAATTCGGTTTGACTCGGCCGGCCCCACTTGTATCATTGAATTAATACAAGAGGCCAAGCAATGCAAATCCACGTCCGATCCGATTCGACACCGATCTATCAGCAGATCGTCGATCAGGTTCGGCACCGAATCGTCGCCGGTTTACTGAAACCTGGCGAGGAGATGCCGACGATCCGCGGGCTGGCCGAATCGCTGCGGGTCAACCCGAACACCATTCAGCGGGCT is from Crateriforma conspicua and encodes:
- a CDS encoding spondin domain-containing protein; the protein is MRISSLCRSALALTLTLACGSLHHAHAATIQVTIENLGLDGSTHVTPVFIGFGDGTFTPFTPGQSATTAIERLAEDGNTGPLESAFPFPSENRTTLVQGDGPPTFDAGESATATFDIDLNGGANRLLLATMLLPTNDWFIATQGNGVDLSGLTASSPISFELNRLYDAGTEVNDFATSAANGLFGLSGGQTGPDIGTDENGVVTFLGEIGINDRLADFEGSDPFDGRPVDFNPTLSPLRVTVSAVPEPATCVAAGAFAIGGLVAQRRRRRKDRSQRSKTDPAS
- a CDS encoding glycoside hydrolase family protein; the protein is MICKPKSDVLPFRRLVAVAIGSLLCTCIATAQHADIPRPEAWNDLVPGGRFMDRFEPIPLLQPRVSAGWGVDGVWQRDVQNGIEDESFSYWGGNILQDDDGRFHLFVCRWDEDHPKGHMAWRESIVVRATSDHRLGPYRVAEIIGQGHNPEAYRTADGRVVCYVIDRKFECQSYVGRSITGPWEKVTPVYDTRDRKVIANLTNNSFSRREDGSFLMVNRGGGMWVSRDGLAPWEQITQGSNYPKVEGRFEDPVLWRSNVQYHMIVNDWYGRIAYHLRSKNGVHWKVDPGEAYMPGIAVSQDGQSDDWYKYERIKIFQDEHGRGIQANFAVIDFSKHDDLPNDQHSSKNISIPLKPGRLLTLSNPTAITDDTAEVRLRIDAEEGFDPIRDLDLESLRFGAPEEVDFGRGATLIGTEHDDRGLVLIFAGTDCNFEDHNFAGKLIGRTRDGQMTFGYCRLPWVTYVEPIVTAKRPEAMANDAGLWVLRIPVANHGQVDAAGSKMSLQIDQTDPIILECPPLKPYQSANVVAAIPDDLLDGKPHQVTIGCGIGITRTNVFVADKFRLPAK
- a CDS encoding leucine-rich repeat domain-containing protein; protein product: MIAELHRHLRFAALFGLTTLVLAPTSTNAFADDPPTDKEKPVAAQAKEGSEKATEKKDDPAPAKKADVKKDDAKKENNKKEDAKKEDAKKEDAKNQDARKNEADKKPVAAPVKSIFADEALEDAVRREVFAKRYNDEPITASDVAKISRVVGIDQKITSLEGLQHCKELMLIDLRDNAISDLSPIANLKRLQSVSLSDNKIRDIGPLKDLTSMQYLDLSGNKIADLSPVANMSNLRTLYAADNRLPDIAVVAKLPKLWSLDVAKNQIRDLRPVSGLSWLTTLEFSGNQVDSLKPVAGLTDLKMLLMSRNQVKDLSPLVDACRKDAESDRRFAPYLQVYLGGNPLDEKTLQNAKAELESFGVDVFVK
- a CDS encoding NupC/NupG family nucleoside CNT transporter, which encodes MQARLICVLGLACFIAAAWAISSDRRKFPWRVVVGGLLLQLTLAFLVLATNPGKAFFVFIGDVFQEVMACVDAGSGFLFRAGGDNPLGDSLLGTFAFGVLPTVIFFSSLMSVLYHLGIMQRLVAAMAWVMRFSLGTTGAETLAAAANVFVGHTEAPLVVKPYLATMTRSELCAMMTGGFATVTGGLLGVYAGMGIDISHLLTASVISAPAALLIAKVMVPETESDRVADAVSVFAASGHDNMIGAAVQGASDGLKLALNVGAMLIAFLALIALIDVLLGHLADALIWAGLRLGVFQPATDFTFSLGQILGYLCWPFAWLMGIPADECMEAGRLIGLKTVANEFIAFDALGRADVGPEGVLSERTAVVLTYALAGFSNFGAIGIQVGGIGGLEPSRRQDLAALGLRAMFGGLLACCMTGAIAGILIA
- the upp gene encoding uracil phosphoribosyltransferase, with the protein product MTSEPSNVVRVSHPLVDHHLSVVRCETTCPAEFRAAVHRLTMLISVPATDHLPTDRVQIQTPVAMADCRRINADVGLVPVLRAGLGMVDPVLQILPDASVWHLGMYRNEETAQPVGYYDKLPNGSPPDVAMILDPMLATGGSIDLVVRRLQRWGVGDIRVLSIIAAKPGIERIAKDFPDVKIFVAAIDPELNEHAFIVPGLGDAGDRIFDTPNQD